One part of the Thermococcus litoralis DSM 5473 genome encodes these proteins:
- a CDS encoding sulfite exporter TauE/SafE family protein — MIEYLVDFIIGFAIGTIAGLFGVGGGFLIVPTLTFIGLPIHTAIGTSLACIAISSLASAYTHIKKRKVLFKVVVIKEAFSMPAALIGAHVTTFLHESLLRGMFSMLLFYLAYKMATTPSKPHHGESLKINYKNVPIVGVLSGFVSGLLGISGGILNVPLFHVLVDIPVRYSIGTSSVALFFTALAGTYGHLKAGNVNIETALLLAPGLVIGAYLGARSAHTLHPEKLKRWFALILILIGVKMLI, encoded by the coding sequence ATGATCGAGTATCTCGTCGATTTCATCATTGGGTTTGCAATAGGGACAATAGCTGGACTTTTTGGAGTCGGTGGTGGGTTTCTTATAGTTCCAACGCTTACTTTTATAGGATTACCTATTCATACTGCAATTGGGACAAGTCTTGCCTGCATAGCAATTAGTTCTCTTGCTTCCGCTTATACCCACATTAAAAAGAGAAAAGTTCTTTTTAAAGTGGTGGTAATTAAAGAGGCATTTTCAATGCCAGCCGCACTAATTGGGGCCCATGTGACAACATTTTTACACGAATCCCTCCTAAGAGGAATGTTCTCAATGCTGTTGTTCTACCTGGCATATAAGATGGCCACAACTCCCTCAAAACCCCATCATGGGGAAAGCCTCAAAATAAACTACAAGAATGTTCCCATAGTGGGTGTACTTTCAGGTTTTGTATCCGGTCTGCTTGGAATAAGCGGAGGGATTTTAAACGTCCCCCTTTTTCATGTTCTTGTTGATATACCCGTAAGGTACTCTATCGGGACATCTAGTGTGGCACTATTTTTCACAGCTCTCGCTGGAACTTATGGACATCTTAAGGCAGGAAATGTGAACATTGAAACGGCACTTCTTTTAGCTCCAGGGCTGGTAATAGGAGCATACCTAGGGGCGAGAAGTGCCCACACTTTGCATCCAGAGAAACTAAAACGCTGGTTTGCTCTTATACTCATTTTGATTGGAGTTAAAATGTTAATTTAG